The genomic window CGCGGCCGTCCGCGACGTGGCACAGGCGACTTTCCTTGTCGAGGAGATGAAACAGCTCAACGTCCCGCGCGACGTGAACACGTACAACTGCCTGATGAGTGTAATGGTAGAATCAGCGCCTTACGCGGAGACGCTGAAGGTGTTTCAGGAGCTGCTTTCGCTCAACTTGAGGCCGTCGAATCGGAGCTACAACACAATCCTAAAGGCGGCGAGCCGACATAGCGATTATGACCGCGCCTTCCAGctcgtggaggagatgaagaagaagggccTCATCCCGGATATGGAGACGTACAACTACCTGATCAGCGTGTGCGAGCAGCGGATCGACTACGTGCGCGGTACCAGCGTCTACTCTGCAAAGCGCAGCACACGGGAGCAGATTCTTCAAGGCTCCCATGCCATTGCCGAGCTTGTCATGACACTGCTGCGCGAAATGCGCTCAATGCAGGTGTGTCCAGACACCTACACGTACAACAAAGCCCTCAGCATCCTTCTCCGCTGTGAGGACGAGCGGGTGTTCGTTGTGTATAACGATATGGTGCGGCACGCCAACGAGATTGTTGACCACTCTAGCAGCGTTGGTCGCGCGACTTCAGGACCGTCGCGTGGATTGGGGATAGCCAGAGGAAGTGTCAACGAACCGAATCGCACCGATGCCGGGACACTCTTGGAAGATGCACTTCAAgcagaggatgaggaggaagtCGGCAACatccgcagcaccgctgttcGACCAAACCGTGAGACGTGGCGGCAGATGATCAAGGCGTGTTCGTTCTACCACCACTTCACACTCGCAAAAGAGGTCAGCGCGGACATGCGGAGAAGCGGCGTGACGCTGAGTGCCTCACTGGGGCTACTTCTTCTAGAGGTGTGCTGTGCGGCGAGGGACGTTCGATGGGCCGAAGACCTGTTGGCGGAGCTGAAGGTGCGGGGCGTTCTCATTGATACACCACTCATGAATGCCTTCCTCAGCGTCCTCtgcgcagcagacgcaggGGAAGTGGTCTTCACCGAGTATGAGCAGATGCGCATGGGCATTCACCCAACAAGTGCGTGGGCCGACACCGACACGTGCAACATCGTATTGCGCTACGCCTACACAAAGCCTTGTAAGGCCACATTTGCCGAGAACCTCTGCACAATGATGGCGCAGCCCTACTCCACCACAGCCGCCAACGAGGAGACGTTCTGCATTCGGCTCGAGGCTCTCACAGACAAGATGAATGTGCCGATGGAAAGTGTCATCGCCTATGTGGAGGATGTGGTGCACAACTGTGATGCTctcaccaccgccttctATCACTCTGTCCTGCAGTTCTTCCTCGTTCGTGATGATGCGCGCATTCAAGCTTGGTTTGACCGACTGAGTACCGAGCACGGCAATGCCTCCAGTGCCAGTGCCTCCGCTGCAGATGTGCAGTGCTACACGACTCTGATGCAGTACTACCTTTCTCACGCGCAGTACGATATGGTGAAGCAGCTGTTCCACAAGATCCAATGCAGCTCGGCGCTAGAGGCGAACGCCGAGTGCTACCATGTGCTTTGCGAAGTCGCCCGCCGACAAGGCGATGTGGCGGCAGTAAAGAGGGCGTTTGACCAGGCCCGCGTGAGCTGCGTTGTGCTAGACGTGCATTGTTACAACAG from Leishmania panamensis strain MHOM/PA/94/PSC-1 chromosome 32 sequence includes these protein-coding regions:
- a CDS encoding hypothetical protein (TriTrypDB/GeneDB-style sysID: LpmP.32.1280), which translates into the protein MYLTKRPPAELIIRRPNGTEDRFLQPTAAVVEQAACTATNDDHDATYQVVMECAPYTASFNALLAKQSVHEDSRQLVALVHHRMHSEGIPLNTQTYNLLMKRVVRFTDGAIFTLYDEIKNEGLKENSSVRPDMDTYMLLFRACERSALYNRTFVFYQQLREQFRLVPETAVYNTLLGYCAAVRDVAQATFLVEEMKQLNVPRDVNTYNCLMSVMVESAPYAETLKVFQELLSLNLRPSNRSYNTILKAASRHSDYDRAFQLVEEMKKKGLIPDMETYNYLISVCEQRIDYVRGTSVYSAKRSTREQILQGSHAIAELVMTLLREMRSMQVCPDTYTYNKALSILLRCEDERVFVVYNDMVRHANEIVDHSSSVGRATSGPSRGLGIARGSVNEPNRTDAGTLLEDALQAEDEEEVGNIRSTAVRPNRETWRQMIKACSFYHHFTLAKEVSADMRRSGVTLSASLGLLLLEVCCAARDVRWAEDLLAELKVRGVLIDTPLMNAFLSVLCAADAGEVVFTEYEQMRMGIHPTSAWADTDTCNIVLRYAYTKPCKATFAENLCTMMAQPYSTTAANEETFCIRLEALTDKMNVPMESVIAYVEDVVHNCDALTTAFYHSVLQFFLVRDDARIQAWFDRLSTEHGNASSASASAADVQCYTTLMQYYLSHAQYDMVKQLFHKIQCSSALEANAECYHVLCEVARRQGDVAAVKRAFDQARVSCVVLDVHCYNSILKTLVEHTDAFVYDVLSDMQKNRVSPAESTMAVFIADAHGRQVLAEVMSRALFYTPPPPIVLEKMRALGDE